In Aythya fuligula isolate bAytFul2 chromosome 19, bAytFul2.pri, whole genome shotgun sequence, one genomic interval encodes:
- the WDR31 gene encoding WD repeat-containing protein 31: MGKLQSKISFHSTKYRADGSVEKTGPGRGVQHNPVHADAVTSVAALKADLCVSGGKDKSVAVCNWRSGAVLRRFVGHEHEVTKVTCALDSNRIFSASRDKTVMMWELHRTSGPSQHFPGHDLVVTGLAVSPDATQLCTGSRDNTVCKWDIETGGCLGRAAVSRNLVTHLCWVPGEPYVIQTSEDKTVKMWDSRELRVAHTFPGKQHIQTCCDVSQDGRYVLSSSSGFAGEGCEATLWDLRQTRSRVREYKGHFQTTTSCVFLPRGPALASSIATSSYDSKVKVWDQDTAACLATACLEGAGPLASLAVCDSSTLLCATFNSGIHLLRMRNGADLELEELAVF, encoded by the exons ATGGGGAAACTGCAGAGTAAAATCAGCTTCCACTCCACCAAGTACAG GGCTGATGGCTCCGTGGAAAAGACAGGACCTGGCAGAGGTGTTCAGCACAACCCTGTGCACGCCGATGCAGTCACTTCTGTGGCTGCTCTCAAAGCAGACCTGTGTGTGTCAGGAGGAAAGGATAAG AGCGTGGCTGTTTGTAACTGGAGAtctggagctgtgctgaggcGGTTCGTTGGCCATGAGCATGAAGTCACCAAG GTCACCTGTGCCCTCGACTCAAATAGAATCTTCAGTGCATCCCGGGACAAGACAGTAATGATGTGGGAGCTTCACAGGACTTCAGGGCCAAGCCAGCACTTCCCAGGACATGACCTGGTTGTTACTGGACTGGCTGTGAGCCCAG ATGCCACTCAGCTGTGCACAGGCTCGCGAGACAACACTGTCTGCAAGTGGGACATAGAGACCGGAGGgtgcctgggcagagctgctgtctcCAGAAACCTG gTAACACATCTATGCTGGGTTCCTGGGGAGCCCTACGTCATCCAGACGTCAGAGGATAAAACTGTCAA GATGTGGGACAGCCGGGAGCTGCGGGTGGCACACACATTTCCAGGCAAGCAGCACATCCAGACGTGCTGCGACGTGAGCCAGGACGGGCGGTatgtcctcagcagcagcagcggcttCGCTGGGGAGGGCTGCGAAGCAACC CTGTGGGACCTGCGGCAGACGAGGAGCCGAGTACGTGAGTACAAAGGGCATTTCCAGACCACAACCTCCTGTGTCTTCCTTCCACGGGGCCCTGCTCTCGCCTCCAGCATTGCCACATCCTCGTATGACAGCAAAGTGAAGGTCTGGGACCAAGACACTGCAG CCTGCCTGGCCACTGCGTGCCTCGAGGGAGCAGGACCACTGGCCTCACTGGCCGTCTGCGACAGCTCCACGCTGCTCTGCGCCACTTTTAACTCAGGGATCCACTTACTGCGGATGAGAAACGGTGCCGacctggagctggaggagctggcagtATTCTGA